A window of Pirellulaceae bacterium contains these coding sequences:
- the csrA gene encoding carbon storage regulator CsrA: MLVLSRKKNESIVINNDITVVVVEIRGDKVRLGVEAPKEVPVHRREVYDAIKRSEMEETSNEADAAE, translated from the coding sequence ATGTTGGTTTTGTCCCGAAAAAAAAATGAGAGCATCGTCATCAACAATGACATCACCGTCGTGGTAGTGGAAATCCGCGGTGACAAGGTTCGACTTGGAGTCGAAGCTCCGAAAGAAGTGCCTGTGCATCGACGAGAAGTTTACGATGCCATCAAACGCAGCGAGATGGAAGAAACGTCAAACGAAGCCGACGCAGCCGAATGA